In one window of Microbacterium dextranolyticum DNA:
- a CDS encoding WhiB family transcriptional regulator encodes MDWRDKSACLTVDPELFFPVGNTGPAVEQIEKAKAVCARCTVTEVCLQYALETGQDSGVWGGLSEDERRALKRRAARARRAS; translated from the coding sequence ATGGACTGGCGCGACAAGTCTGCCTGCCTGACGGTCGACCCCGAGCTGTTCTTCCCCGTCGGTAACACCGGCCCCGCGGTGGAGCAGATCGAGAAGGCGAAAGCCGTCTGTGCACGCTGCACCGTCACCGAGGTCTGCCTGCAGTACGCCCTCGAGACCGGTCAGGACTCGGGTGTCTGGGGTGGACTCTCCGAAGACGAGCGCCGCGCACTGAAGCGTCGTGCAGCGCGCGCGCGTCGCGCAAGCTGA
- a CDS encoding sigma-70 family RNA polymerase sigma factor: protein MEEQAQSETPHPVDALRAEDARAQFEQQALPFMDPLYAAAMRMTRNPADAADLVQETFVKAFASWASFTQGTNLKAWLYRILTNTYINTYRKKQREPFQGTIDELEDWQLGGAESTTATSSRSAEAEAIDHMPASAVKDALQSIPEDFRLAVYLADVEGFAYQEIADIMKTPIGTVMSRLHRGRRLLRDLLADYARERGIAVPAPATSSSGSRK from the coding sequence ATGGAAGAGCAGGCGCAGTCAGAGACCCCGCATCCGGTGGACGCGCTGCGCGCGGAGGATGCCCGTGCACAGTTCGAGCAGCAGGCGCTGCCGTTCATGGACCCGCTGTACGCGGCCGCGATGCGGATGACCCGCAACCCCGCCGATGCTGCGGACCTCGTGCAGGAGACCTTCGTCAAGGCGTTCGCCTCGTGGGCCTCGTTCACCCAGGGCACGAACCTGAAGGCGTGGCTCTACCGCATTCTCACGAACACGTACATCAACACGTATCGCAAGAAGCAGCGCGAGCCGTTCCAGGGCACGATCGACGAGCTCGAGGACTGGCAGCTCGGCGGTGCCGAGTCGACGACGGCGACGAGCTCGCGCTCGGCCGAGGCCGAGGCGATCGACCACATGCCGGCGTCCGCCGTGAAGGATGCCCTGCAGTCCATCCCCGAGGATTTCCGACTCGCGGTGTATCTCGCCGACGTCGAAGGCTTCGCGTATCAGGAGATCGCGGACATCATGAAAACCCCGATCGGCACGGTCATGAGCCGTCTGCACCGTGGCAGACGACTGCTGCGCGACCTGCTGGCCGACTACGCGCGAGAGCGCGGCATCGCGGTGCCGGCGCCCGCGACTTCATCATCTGGGAGCAGGAAATGA
- a CDS encoding diacylglycerol kinase, translating into MDVALLVNPTARSGGSSRMVDSAAERLHAHGIRTNLVVGADAADSTRLLRRALDTGTDAVVVAGGDGTVNLAVQELAGTPVPLGIVPVGTGNDAATALGLRERDAIGAADAVISGALRTIDLARVRRADGTTRLFATVLASGFDSRVNDRANRMRWPRGHRRYDIALLVEFLRLQACSFDVELESADGTIERLSEDLIIAAVGNGPTYGGGIPICADARMDDGLLDVTIVRSMSRARMLRLLPHVYRGTHTALPEVRTMRVRRVRVGALETTASADGETVGPLPLEVEAVPAALRVFLPTPA; encoded by the coding sequence ATGGACGTCGCGCTCCTCGTCAATCCCACGGCTCGATCCGGCGGGAGCTCGCGCATGGTCGACAGCGCCGCGGAGCGCTTGCACGCGCACGGCATCCGCACGAACCTCGTCGTCGGCGCCGATGCCGCCGACTCGACGCGCCTGCTGCGCCGGGCGCTGGACACGGGGACGGATGCCGTGGTCGTGGCGGGCGGCGACGGCACCGTGAACCTCGCCGTTCAGGAACTCGCGGGCACTCCGGTCCCGCTCGGGATCGTGCCCGTCGGCACCGGCAACGATGCGGCGACCGCTCTCGGTCTGCGCGAGCGCGACGCGATCGGCGCGGCGGATGCCGTCATCTCGGGTGCACTGCGGACGATCGACCTTGCGCGGGTGCGTCGCGCGGACGGCACGACCCGACTTTTCGCGACCGTGCTCGCGAGCGGCTTCGACTCGCGCGTGAACGATCGGGCCAATCGCATGCGGTGGCCGCGCGGCCACCGCCGGTACGACATCGCCCTCCTGGTCGAGTTCCTCCGATTGCAGGCATGCTCGTTCGACGTGGAGCTCGAGAGCGCCGACGGCACCATCGAACGACTGTCGGAGGATCTCATCATCGCCGCCGTCGGGAACGGACCGACCTACGGCGGAGGGATCCCCATCTGCGCCGACGCCCGGATGGACGACGGGCTCCTCGATGTGACGATCGTCCGATCCATGTCACGCGCACGGATGCTGCGCCTGCTGCCGCACGTCTATCGCGGCACGCACACGGCGCTTCCCGAGGTGCGGACGATGCGGGTGCGACGGGTGCGCGTCGGGGCACTCGAGACCACGGCATCCGCAGACGGCGAGACGGTCGGACCGCTGCCGCTGGAGGTCGAGGCCGTCCCCGCAGCGCTGCGCGTCTTCTTACCCACGCCAGCGTGA
- the bcp gene encoding thioredoxin-dependent thiol peroxidase — MTQLTLGTDAPDFTLVDQDGSPVSLRDLRGQSVILFFYPAAMTPGCTTEACDFRDSLAPLQAAGYRVLGISRDEPAKLRAFRERDALTYDLLSDPDHSVHEAYGAWGEKMNYGKVVEGVIRSTFVIDPDGRIAHALYNVKATGHVARVRKLLGLV, encoded by the coding sequence ATGACGCAGCTCACCCTCGGAACCGACGCCCCCGACTTCACCCTCGTCGATCAGGACGGATCCCCGGTCTCGCTCCGGGATCTGCGCGGCCAGAGCGTCATCCTGTTCTTCTATCCCGCGGCGATGACGCCCGGATGCACCACCGAGGCGTGCGACTTCCGCGACAGTCTCGCTCCCCTGCAGGCGGCGGGATACCGCGTCCTCGGCATCTCACGCGACGAGCCGGCGAAGCTCCGCGCCTTCCGCGAGCGCGACGCGCTCACCTACGATCTGCTCAGCGACCCCGACCACTCCGTGCACGAGGCGTACGGCGCATGGGGCGAGAAGATGAACTACGGCAAGGTCGTCGAAGGGGTCATCCGCTCCACCTTCGTGATCGACCCCGACGGTCGCATCGCGCACGCCCTGTACAACGTCAAGGCCACCGGTCATGTCGCACGGGTGCGGAAGCTCCTCGGGCTGGTCTGA
- a CDS encoding multifunctional oxoglutarate decarboxylase/oxoglutarate dehydrogenase thiamine pyrophosphate-binding subunit/dihydrolipoyllysine-residue succinyltransferase subunit, whose amino-acid sequence MSSQVTGVGTSNDGDFGANEWLVAEMYDQFAKDRNSVDQSWWPVLEAYEKAQREGGAPAASAPAPAASPAATAEPRPMTAPIPVIGAQPVARTTARPASPQPVPAQAPTKDPAPAPAAREDVVTPLRGMPKTLAANMDESLTVPTATSVRTVPAKLMIDNRIVINNHMSRTRGGKVSFTHLIGWALIQALKVFPSQNVSYAEIDGKPSVVAPAHINLGIAIDLPKPDGTRALMVPSIKQAESLTFGEYLSAYEDLVKRARGGKLTAADFQGTTISLTNPGGIGTVHSVPRLMKGQGCIVGAGALEYPAEFQGSSEKTLVELGIGKTITLTSTYDHRVIQGAGSGEFLKIVHELLIGQRDFYESIFAALRIPYAPIHWAGDINVDIAERVDKTARVQELINSYRVRGHLMADTDPLEYVQRTHPDLEIENHGLTFWDLDREFVTGGFGGKRVMKLRDVLGVLRDSYCRTIGVEYMHIQDPAQRKWFQDNVEVKYQKPSHDEQLRILDKLNQAEAFETFLQTKYVGQKRFSLEGGESLIPLLDEILQGAADAALDGAAIGMAHRGRLNVLTNIAGKTYSQIFREFEGSVAIGSKSGSGDVKYHLGTEGTFVSDAGEELPVYLAANPSHLETVDGVLEGIVRAKQDRRAIATFSWLPILVHGDAAFAGQGVVVETLQMSQLRGYRTGGTVHVVVNNQVGFTTLPQDGRTSVYATDVAKTIQAPILHVNGDDPEAVVRVAELAVAYRQQFHRDVVIDLVCYRRRGHNEGDDPSMTQPLMTNLIEAKRSVRRLYTESLVGRGDITEEEYEKAKQDFQSRLEVAFAETHAAETGTTGVVSPATGSIEQAVGEPETTGVSTEVVHQIGDAFVNKPDGFTVHPKIQQLLEKRLEMSRTGKIDWGFGELLAFGSLLMEGTNVRLAGQDARRGTFVQRHSVMHDRANGQEWLPLANLSQTQGRFYVYDSLLSEYAAMAFEYGYSVERPDTLTLWEAQFGDFANGAQSVIDEYISAADQKWGQQSGVVLLLPHGYEGQGPDHSSARIERYLQLCAQDNMTVARPSTPASYFHLLRRQAYARPRRPLIVFTPKAMLRLRGATSSVEDVTTGRFLPVIDDGRGLDAGSVKRVLLHSGKIHWDLVSELEKKPNPEIALVRIEQLYPAPIDELNAVIDRYPNAEIVWVQDEPENQGAWPFIALEVVKHLHGRTIRRVSRAAAASTATGSPKVHAREQAAIIEKALTL is encoded by the coding sequence GTGTCCAGTCAGGTGACCGGCGTGGGAACTTCAAACGACGGCGATTTCGGAGCCAACGAATGGCTCGTCGCCGAGATGTACGACCAGTTCGCCAAGGACCGCAACTCCGTCGACCAGTCCTGGTGGCCGGTCCTCGAAGCCTATGAGAAGGCTCAGCGCGAGGGCGGCGCACCCGCCGCGAGCGCGCCGGCACCTGCGGCCTCTCCGGCCGCCACGGCGGAGCCGCGCCCGATGACCGCGCCGATCCCCGTCATCGGCGCCCAGCCGGTCGCACGCACGACGGCGCGTCCGGCCTCGCCGCAGCCGGTCCCGGCCCAGGCGCCCACGAAGGATCCGGCGCCCGCTCCTGCCGCGCGCGAGGACGTCGTCACCCCCCTGCGCGGCATGCCGAAGACCCTCGCCGCCAACATGGACGAGTCGCTGACCGTGCCGACCGCGACGAGCGTGCGGACGGTCCCGGCGAAGCTCATGATCGACAACCGCATCGTGATCAACAACCACATGTCGCGCACGCGCGGCGGCAAGGTGAGCTTCACGCATCTGATCGGTTGGGCTCTGATCCAGGCGCTCAAGGTCTTCCCGAGCCAGAACGTGTCGTACGCGGAGATCGACGGCAAGCCCTCCGTCGTCGCTCCCGCCCACATCAACCTCGGCATTGCGATCGACCTGCCCAAGCCCGACGGCACGCGCGCCCTCATGGTGCCGAGCATCAAGCAGGCCGAGTCCCTCACCTTCGGCGAGTACCTCTCGGCCTACGAGGATCTCGTCAAGCGCGCCCGCGGCGGCAAGCTGACCGCCGCCGATTTCCAGGGCACCACGATCTCGCTGACGAACCCGGGCGGCATCGGCACGGTGCACTCGGTGCCCCGTCTCATGAAGGGCCAGGGCTGCATCGTCGGGGCGGGAGCTCTGGAGTACCCGGCCGAGTTCCAGGGGTCGAGCGAGAAGACCCTCGTCGAGCTCGGCATCGGCAAGACGATCACGCTCACGAGCACGTACGACCACCGCGTCATCCAGGGTGCCGGCTCGGGCGAGTTCCTGAAGATCGTCCACGAGCTGCTCATCGGCCAGCGCGACTTCTACGAGAGCATCTTCGCGGCGCTGCGCATCCCCTACGCCCCCATCCACTGGGCCGGCGACATCAACGTCGACATCGCCGAGCGCGTCGACAAGACCGCCCGCGTGCAGGAGCTCATCAACTCCTACCGCGTGCGCGGGCACCTCATGGCCGACACCGATCCGCTCGAGTACGTGCAGCGCACGCATCCCGACCTCGAGATCGAGAACCACGGGCTCACCTTCTGGGACCTCGACCGCGAGTTCGTCACGGGCGGTTTCGGCGGCAAGCGCGTCATGAAGCTGCGCGACGTGCTCGGAGTCCTGCGCGACTCGTACTGCCGCACGATCGGCGTCGAGTACATGCACATCCAGGACCCGGCCCAGCGCAAGTGGTTCCAGGACAACGTCGAGGTCAAGTACCAGAAGCCGAGCCACGACGAGCAGCTGCGCATCCTCGACAAGCTGAACCAGGCCGAGGCGTTCGAGACGTTCCTGCAGACCAAGTACGTCGGCCAGAAGCGCTTCAGCCTCGAGGGCGGCGAGTCGCTGATCCCGCTGCTCGACGAGATCCTGCAGGGCGCCGCGGATGCCGCTCTCGACGGCGCCGCGATCGGCATGGCCCACCGCGGTCGCCTGAACGTCCTCACCAACATCGCCGGCAAGACCTACAGCCAGATCTTCCGCGAGTTCGAAGGGTCGGTCGCGATCGGCTCGAAGTCGGGCTCGGGCGACGTCAAGTACCACCTCGGCACCGAGGGCACGTTCGTGTCGGATGCCGGTGAGGAGCTCCCCGTCTACCTGGCCGCGAACCCGTCGCACCTCGAGACGGTGGACGGCGTGCTCGAGGGCATCGTCCGCGCGAAGCAGGACCGCCGTGCCATCGCGACCTTCTCGTGGTTGCCGATCCTCGTCCACGGCGACGCGGCCTTCGCCGGCCAGGGCGTCGTCGTCGAGACGCTGCAGATGTCGCAGCTGCGCGGCTACCGCACCGGCGGCACCGTGCACGTCGTGGTCAATAACCAGGTCGGGTTCACGACCCTCCCCCAGGACGGCCGCACGTCGGTGTACGCCACGGATGTCGCCAAGACGATCCAGGCACCGATCCTGCACGTCAACGGCGACGACCCCGAAGCCGTCGTCCGCGTCGCCGAGCTCGCGGTCGCCTACCGTCAGCAGTTCCACCGCGACGTCGTCATCGACCTCGTCTGCTACCGCCGGCGGGGCCACAACGAGGGCGACGACCCCTCGATGACGCAGCCGCTCATGACGAACCTCATCGAGGCGAAGCGCTCGGTGCGGCGTCTGTACACCGAGTCGCTCGTCGGCCGCGGCGACATCACCGAGGAAGAGTACGAGAAGGCCAAGCAGGACTTCCAGAGCCGCCTCGAGGTCGCCTTCGCCGAGACGCACGCCGCCGAGACCGGCACGACCGGCGTCGTCTCGCCGGCGACGGGCAGCATCGAGCAGGCCGTCGGCGAGCCCGAGACGACGGGTGTGTCGACCGAGGTCGTGCACCAGATCGGCGATGCGTTCGTCAACAAGCCCGACGGCTTCACGGTGCACCCGAAGATCCAGCAGCTACTGGAGAAGCGCCTGGAGATGAGCCGGACCGGCAAGATCGACTGGGGCTTCGGCGAGCTGCTCGCCTTCGGTTCGCTGCTCATGGAGGGCACCAACGTGCGCCTGGCCGGGCAGGACGCCCGCCGCGGCACGTTCGTGCAGCGGCACTCGGTCATGCACGACCGGGCGAACGGCCAGGAGTGGCTGCCTCTGGCCAACCTCAGCCAGACGCAGGGTCGTTTCTACGTCTACGACTCGCTGCTCAGCGAGTACGCGGCGATGGCGTTCGAGTACGGCTACTCCGTCGAGCGCCCCGACACCCTCACCCTGTGGGAGGCGCAGTTCGGCGACTTCGCCAACGGCGCCCAGTCGGTCATCGACGAGTACATCTCGGCGGCCGATCAGAAGTGGGGCCAGCAGTCGGGCGTCGTCCTGCTGCTGCCGCACGGCTACGAGGGCCAAGGGCCCGACCACTCGTCGGCGCGCATCGAGCGCTACCTGCAGCTGTGCGCGCAGGACAACATGACCGTCGCTCGACCCTCGACGCCCGCGTCGTACTTCCACCTCCTGCGCCGCCAGGCCTACGCCCGCCCGCGCCGTCCCCTGATCGTGTTCACCCCGAAGGCGATGCTGCGTCTGCGCGGAGCGACCAGCAGCGTCGAGGACGTCACCACGGGCCGGTTCCTGCCGGTGATCGACGACGGCCGCGGGCTCGACGCCGGATCGGTCAAGCGGGTCCTGCTGCACTCCGGCAAAATCCACTGGGACCTCGTCAGCGAGCTGGAGAAGAAGCCGAACCCCGAGATCGCCCTCGTGCGCATCGAGCAGCTCTACCCGGCGCCGATCGACGAGCTCAACGCCGTGATCGATCGGTACCCGAACGCCGAGATCGTCTGGGTGCAGGACGAGCCCGAGAACCAGGGCGCGTGGCCGTTCATCGCCCTCGAGGTCGTCAAGCACCTGCACGGCCGCACCATCCGGCGCGTCTCGCGCGCGGCCGCCGCGTCGACCGCCACGGGCTCGCCGAAGGTCCACGCCCGCGAGCAGGCCGCGATCATCGAGAAGGCGCTGACGCTCTGA
- a CDS encoding histidine kinase, with the protein MPKTAPERLAAALLALEGLVLLVVTGWEIVALASGDSDDTGTSIALIVLTAVGAAAVLAFAVATARGASWGRSGGIVTQLLMLAVALGAVTGPAPAPGVALMVAVPAILGLIVLFAAARRAGLRRRDEQSRDGDPGTL; encoded by the coding sequence ATGCCGAAGACCGCACCGGAACGTCTTGCCGCGGCTCTGCTGGCGCTCGAGGGGCTCGTGCTCTTGGTCGTGACCGGTTGGGAGATCGTCGCGCTCGCCTCGGGGGACTCCGATGACACCGGCACGTCGATCGCGCTGATCGTCCTGACCGCGGTCGGTGCGGCCGCCGTGCTCGCCTTCGCCGTCGCCACCGCGCGCGGAGCCTCGTGGGGCCGCTCGGGTGGCATCGTCACCCAGCTGCTGATGCTCGCCGTCGCCCTCGGAGCGGTGACCGGTCCGGCTCCGGCACCCGGGGTCGCCCTGATGGTCGCGGTGCCCGCGATCCTGGGTCTGATCGTCCTGTTCGCCGCGGCGCGACGTGCCGGACTCCGCCGTCGCGACGAGCAATCGCGTGACGGCGACCCGGGAACGCTCTGA
- a CDS encoding zf-HC2 domain-containing protein → MSDCGCDKARKDLEEYLRNEVCKTEHSDITEHLENCPACRDEALVATTLTAVIARACKETAPEQLRDQVLARLRSEQATHH, encoded by the coding sequence ATGAGCGACTGCGGCTGCGACAAGGCACGTAAAGACCTGGAGGAGTACCTCCGCAACGAGGTCTGCAAGACCGAGCACTCCGACATCACCGAGCACCTCGAGAACTGTCCCGCATGCCGGGACGAAGCCCTGGTGGCGACGACTCTCACCGCGGTGATCGCCCGCGCCTGCAAAGAGACCGCCCCCGAGCAGCTGCGCGACCAGGTTCTTGCTCGGTTGCGCAGCGAGCAGGCGACCCACCACTGA
- a CDS encoding sensor histidine kinase has protein sequence MSTLSDLVYAQGRSTEADVEWLHRLAGDGQLLADLAFADIVVWVPTPDDSFIAVAHTRPSGAATLFYRDIVGDLVRPQWRTQVREAFTRGEIVDSASPDWFEETPTRVRAVPIVRERGVAGHPPRIIGVLTRHTNLGEARTPSRQQITFIECADELSGMVASADFPDLAAPTSPRRGAPRASDGLIRIDVDGVTTFASPNALSAFNRLGFEDELEGESLLEVATGILPKGREFDESLPIVMAGRAPWRADLEARGVTVSLRTIPLKQNGHRIGAIVLCRDVTEIRHQEQELITKDATIREIHHRVKNNLQTVASLLRIQSRRTHSDEARDALTHAMRRVAAIAVVHDTLSEGLAQNVDFDDVFDRVLKLIAEVAASPNTRARTLKTGTFGTLPSEYATPLALALTELVTNAVEHGLVDQEGEVEIIAERTADRLDVKVRDTGVGLPEGQVGRGLGTQIVRTLIQGELSGSIDWHTMVGSGTEVTIEIPMRYLARGEARSRD, from the coding sequence GTGTCGACGCTCAGCGATCTCGTGTATGCCCAGGGCCGCTCCACCGAGGCGGATGTCGAGTGGCTCCATCGCCTCGCCGGCGACGGCCAGCTGCTCGCCGACCTCGCCTTCGCGGACATCGTGGTCTGGGTGCCGACCCCGGATGACTCGTTCATCGCAGTCGCCCACACGCGCCCGAGCGGTGCGGCGACCCTCTTCTACCGCGACATCGTCGGAGACCTCGTGCGTCCGCAGTGGCGCACCCAGGTTCGCGAGGCGTTCACCCGCGGGGAGATCGTCGACTCGGCCTCGCCGGACTGGTTCGAGGAGACCCCGACGCGCGTGCGCGCCGTGCCGATCGTTCGCGAGCGCGGCGTCGCGGGGCATCCTCCGAGGATCATCGGAGTGCTCACCCGGCACACCAACCTGGGCGAGGCGCGCACGCCGTCGCGGCAGCAGATCACCTTCATCGAGTGCGCCGACGAGCTGTCGGGCATGGTCGCCTCGGCCGATTTCCCCGACCTCGCCGCTCCCACCTCGCCTCGCCGTGGCGCGCCGCGGGCATCCGACGGTCTCATCCGCATCGATGTCGACGGGGTCACGACGTTCGCGAGCCCCAACGCGCTCTCTGCGTTCAACCGACTCGGGTTCGAAGACGAGCTCGAAGGCGAATCGCTGCTCGAGGTCGCCACGGGCATCCTCCCCAAAGGACGCGAGTTCGATGAGTCGCTGCCCATCGTGATGGCGGGGCGCGCCCCGTGGCGCGCCGATCTCGAAGCGCGGGGGGTGACCGTGTCGCTGCGGACGATCCCGCTGAAGCAGAACGGGCACCGCATCGGCGCGATCGTGCTGTGCCGCGATGTGACCGAGATCCGGCACCAGGAGCAGGAGCTCATCACGAAGGATGCCACGATCCGCGAGATCCACCACCGGGTCAAGAACAACCTGCAGACGGTCGCGTCCCTGCTGCGCATCCAGTCGCGCCGTACTCATTCCGACGAGGCCCGTGACGCGCTGACGCATGCCATGCGGCGGGTCGCAGCGATCGCCGTCGTACACGACACCCTCTCGGAGGGCCTCGCGCAGAACGTCGACTTCGACGACGTGTTCGACCGCGTGCTGAAGCTCATCGCCGAGGTCGCCGCATCGCCGAACACGCGGGCCCGTACGCTCAAGACCGGCACGTTCGGCACGCTTCCGAGCGAGTACGCCACCCCCCTCGCGCTTGCGCTGACGGAGCTGGTGACGAACGCTGTCGAGCACGGCCTCGTCGATCAGGAGGGCGAGGTCGAGATCATCGCCGAGCGCACCGCAGATCGTCTCGATGTGAAGGTGCGCGACACCGGCGTGGGCCTACCCGAGGGGCAGGTCGGCCGAGGCCTCGGCACGCAGATCGTGCGCACCCTCATCCAGGGAGAGCTCAGCGGCTCGATCGACTGGCACACGATGGTCGGATCGGGCACCGAGGTGACCATCGAGATTCCGATGCGCTACCTCGCTCGGGGCGAGGCGCGTTCTCGGGACTGA
- the aroA gene encoding 3-phosphoshikimate 1-carboxyvinyltransferase: protein MTTTGYSPSHPASPSTWVAPHVDEPVQATVAVPASKSLTNRKLVLAALADGPSTLSSPLHSDDSDRMVDALRTLGAVIDEVPGDGAFGPDFHITPPASLRGDVTIDCGQAGTVMRFIAPLAGLAEGDVTITAHESALHRPMGEMIKALREIGADIDDGGRWALPFTVRGRGRIRGGEVMIDASGSSQFVSGLLLAAPRFDVGLHLIHSGERLPSIPHIDMTVETLARRGIQIEHPTPNEWIVPAGIPRGRDTVIEPDLSNASPFLAAALLTGGSVTIPGWPPTSTQPGALLPEILSLLGARTGRRGGALTVTGSGRIAGVDLDLTAASELTPTLFALAAFADAPTTLHGIGHIRGHETNRIDALIGNLRALGGQADELPDGIRVTPRPLHGGLWRAHHDHRIATAGALIGLRVPGVEVDDIGTTAKTMPEFPQLWQRMLDGDAAARS from the coding sequence ATGACCACGACCGGGTATTCCCCTTCTCACCCCGCTTCGCCGTCGACCTGGGTTGCGCCCCACGTGGACGAGCCGGTGCAGGCGACGGTCGCGGTGCCCGCGTCGAAGTCGCTGACCAACCGCAAGCTGGTCCTGGCGGCCCTCGCGGACGGCCCGAGCACACTGTCGTCGCCTCTGCATTCGGACGACTCGGATCGCATGGTCGATGCGCTCCGCACGCTCGGAGCCGTCATCGACGAGGTGCCGGGCGACGGCGCGTTCGGACCGGACTTCCACATCACTCCCCCGGCCTCGCTGCGCGGCGACGTCACGATCGACTGCGGCCAGGCCGGCACGGTCATGCGATTCATCGCACCGCTCGCGGGGCTCGCCGAGGGTGACGTGACCATCACGGCGCACGAGAGCGCCCTGCACCGCCCCATGGGCGAGATGATCAAGGCGCTGCGCGAGATCGGCGCCGACATCGACGACGGCGGGCGCTGGGCACTGCCGTTCACGGTGCGCGGCCGCGGCCGCATCCGCGGCGGCGAAGTCATGATCGATGCCAGCGGTTCGAGTCAGTTCGTCTCCGGTCTGCTCCTGGCCGCACCCCGGTTCGACGTGGGCCTGCATCTCATCCACTCGGGCGAGCGCCTTCCGTCGATCCCGCACATCGACATGACCGTCGAGACACTCGCACGCCGCGGCATCCAGATCGAGCACCCCACCCCGAACGAGTGGATCGTCCCGGCCGGCATCCCGCGCGGCCGCGACACGGTGATCGAGCCCGACCTGTCGAACGCCTCCCCGTTCCTGGCCGCGGCCCTGCTTACCGGCGGCTCCGTGACGATCCCCGGGTGGCCGCCCACCTCGACCCAGCCGGGTGCGCTGCTGCCCGAGATCCTGTCGCTGCTGGGAGCACGGACCGGCCGACGCGGCGGGGCTCTCACCGTGACCGGGTCGGGCCGGATCGCCGGCGTCGACCTCGATCTGACGGCGGCGAGCGAGCTCACCCCCACCCTCTTCGCTCTGGCGGCGTTCGCGGATGCCCCGACGACGCTCCACGGCATCGGTCACATCCGCGGCCACGAGACCAACCGCATCGACGCCCTCATCGGCAACCTCCGGGCCCTGGGCGGCCAGGCCGATGAGCTGCCCGATGGCATCCGCGTCACTCCGCGACCGCTGCACGGCGGGCTGTGGCGAGCGCACCACGACCACCGCATCGCGACCGCGGGCGCCCTCATCGGTCTGCGCGTTCCCGGCGTCGAGGTCGATGACATCGGCACGACGGCGAAGACCATGCCCGAGTTCCCGCAGCTGTGGCAGCGGATGCTCGACGGCGACGCCGCCGCGCGGTCCTGA
- the rsgA gene encoding ribosome small subunit-dependent GTPase A, producing MSWLGDVDDDEFDEADIRVRPNPKANRPRTKRRPAHADARIARVLGVDRGRYTVLVDEDGPDEHIALATRARELRKQPIVTGDRARVVGDSSGDDGTLARIVGIEERTSLLRRSADDTDQVERVIVANADQMLIVVAAADPEPRPRLVDRYLIAALDAGIHPLLVVTKTDLADPAEFLAHFEGVDDLQVFTSGRDEMPVNEIGRHLVGHATVFVGHSGVGKSTLVNALVPTADRATGHVNEVTGRGRHTSSSTVSLRYVGETGRGWVIDTPGVRSFGLGHVDPANILRAFSDLAAVAEDCPRGCTHLPDAPDCAIVEAVAEGRLGERGAARLDSLQRLLATFAA from the coding sequence ATGAGCTGGCTGGGCGACGTCGACGACGACGAGTTCGACGAAGCCGACATCCGGGTGCGCCCGAACCCGAAGGCCAACCGCCCGCGCACCAAACGCCGCCCCGCGCACGCCGACGCCCGCATCGCGCGGGTGCTGGGCGTCGACCGGGGACGATACACCGTGCTCGTCGACGAAGACGGCCCCGACGAGCACATCGCCCTGGCGACGCGCGCGAGAGAGCTGCGCAAGCAGCCGATCGTGACGGGCGACCGGGCCCGCGTCGTCGGCGACTCGAGCGGCGATGACGGCACGCTGGCGAGGATCGTCGGAATCGAGGAGCGCACGTCGCTCCTCCGCCGCAGCGCTGACGACACCGATCAGGTCGAACGGGTCATCGTGGCCAACGCCGACCAGATGCTGATCGTGGTCGCCGCGGCCGACCCCGAGCCCCGACCCCGCCTCGTCGACCGATACCTGATCGCCGCGCTCGACGCGGGCATCCACCCCCTGCTCGTGGTCACGAAGACCGACCTCGCCGACCCGGCCGAGTTCCTCGCGCATTTCGAAGGCGTCGACGACCTGCAGGTGTTCACGAGCGGTCGGGACGAGATGCCCGTGAACGAGATCGGGCGCCACCTCGTCGGTCACGCGACCGTCTTCGTCGGCCACTCCGGCGTCGGCAAGTCGACCCTCGTGAACGCCCTCGTCCCCACCGCCGACCGCGCGACCGGGCACGTGAACGAAGTGACCGGGCGGGGTCGGCACACGTCGAGCTCGACGGTGTCGCTGCGCTACGTCGGAGAGACGGGGCGCGGCTGGGTGATCGACACCCCCGGTGTCCGGTCGTTCGGGCTGGGGCACGTCGATCCCGCCAACATCCTGCGCGCCTTCAGCGACCTCGCCGCCGTCGCGGAGGACTGCCCGCGCGGGTGCACCCACCTTCCGGACGCCCCGGACTGCGCCATCGTCGAGGCCGTCGCCGAGGGCCGGCTCGGCGAGCGCGGCGCCGCGCGTCTGGACTCGCTGCAGCGTCTGCTCGCGACCTTCGCCGCGTAG